One region of Chryseobacterium muglaense genomic DNA includes:
- a CDS encoding choice-of-anchor L domain-containing protein, protein MLNSTIYLMKNRFPSFLLFMLFTNSLYSQQQPKTRLPQQEKISELSKKAGAFIDINAAGYPESAYTPTQLVTDVLISSGASSCFVPNVSNVQVSPNLPASAVNRSWGYFNKATTNFPFDNGIVISTGYAYKGGNSIQNGTLGDNINTGSDADLVAATNPSGSLQNTSILEFDFVPTTNQISFNYLFASEEYTGGFPCGYSDAFALLIRPVTGGAYTNMAVLPAGAGPVSVTNIHPANEDNGSPLVCGAANDAFFSGYNIANIETNFNGRTIPLTATATVVAGQAYHFKMVIADALDHNYDSAVFLEGGSFNIGVELLDPNGATLPSEINVCDNAPQVLTASVNDPAMIYKWFLNGTAIPGATTNTYTAIAPGVYSIEVSVPGNPCPGTASITINGGTTPVAHNATFLLCSTPTQTNFNLNGAKSLISPSTTAIFRFYEDQTDALAQNNSFINDLSDYNGTDGQILYVVVSDGDFCSKMIELTLNKAATPVAGVSSSRIRICAGESVTLTASGGTTYNWTNFGGTGNTQTVTLHQTTTFSVNAIGDYGCQSTIPAVITIVVIPAITSPLQDVEMCMGDTIELDAGFGENFTYLWNTGATTQKIIADQLGIYTVTIDNGICSQDFKVSVGAAASPYFTQVNYENNTITAEASNPTINNIPRTLEYSIDGQVWQASNIFTNLTNNTNYTLYVRTVGTSCMGTLEFFTLQIANVITPNNDGYNDVIDLRKLTGFKNFSGSVYNRYGNEVFKFSEFNPVWNGTIGGRKLPTATYWYKIGFDYERSKTKFQQNGWIMLKNRE, encoded by the coding sequence ATGCTTAACTCCACCATTTATCTAATGAAGAATAGGTTTCCTTCATTTTTGTTATTTATGTTGTTTACTAATTCTCTGTATTCGCAACAACAACCAAAAACGCGCTTACCTCAGCAAGAAAAAATTTCAGAATTATCAAAAAAAGCAGGAGCATTTATAGATATCAATGCAGCAGGTTATCCTGAGTCTGCTTATACGCCAACACAATTGGTGACCGATGTTTTGATTTCATCAGGAGCCAGTTCGTGCTTTGTACCCAATGTTTCTAATGTTCAAGTCAGTCCAAATTTGCCCGCAAGTGCTGTTAACAGGTCATGGGGATATTTTAATAAAGCAACAACTAATTTTCCATTTGATAACGGGATCGTTATTTCAACCGGTTATGCTTATAAAGGAGGAAACTCTATCCAAAACGGAACGTTAGGCGACAATATAAATACTGGCAGTGATGCCGATCTTGTTGCAGCTACCAACCCATCTGGATCATTACAAAATACATCTATCCTTGAATTTGATTTTGTACCTACTACCAACCAAATTTCATTTAATTATCTTTTTGCTTCCGAAGAATATACCGGAGGATTTCCTTGCGGATATTCTGATGCATTTGCTTTACTAATTCGCCCTGTTACAGGAGGTGCTTACACCAATATGGCTGTTCTTCCCGCAGGTGCCGGACCTGTAAGTGTTACAAATATTCATCCTGCAAACGAAGACAATGGTTCACCATTAGTATGCGGAGCAGCAAATGATGCTTTTTTTTCAGGATACAATATAGCTAATATCGAAACCAATTTCAATGGAAGAACAATTCCTTTAACAGCTACTGCTACGGTAGTTGCTGGGCAGGCATATCATTTTAAGATGGTAATTGCGGATGCATTAGATCATAATTACGATTCTGCAGTTTTCCTTGAAGGTGGATCATTTAATATTGGTGTAGAATTATTAGATCCAAACGGAGCAACTTTACCCAGCGAAATCAATGTGTGCGACAATGCGCCTCAGGTGCTCACAGCATCTGTTAATGATCCTGCCATGATCTATAAATGGTTTTTAAACGGAACAGCAATTCCTGGTGCCACAACAAATACATATACTGCTATAGCTCCTGGAGTATATAGTATCGAGGTTTCTGTGCCGGGAAATCCATGTCCGGGAACAGCTTCCATAACCATAAATGGAGGAACAACTCCTGTTGCTCACAACGCTACGTTTTTGCTTTGTAGCACTCCCACCCAGACTAACTTTAACCTGAATGGTGCAAAATCATTAATAAGTCCTTCTACTACAGCTATTTTCCGTTTTTATGAAGATCAGACGGATGCATTAGCTCAAAATAACAGCTTCATTAATGATCTTTCGGATTACAATGGAACGGATGGACAGATTCTTTATGTAGTAGTTTCAGATGGTGATTTCTGCAGTAAAATGATAGAGCTTACGTTAAATAAAGCCGCAACTCCTGTTGCTGGTGTTTCTTCATCCAGAATTAGGATTTGTGCGGGCGAATCTGTGACACTCACTGCTTCAGGAGGAACAACTTATAACTGGACTAACTTTGGAGGAACAGGTAATACTCAAACAGTAACCTTACATCAAACGACAACTTTTTCTGTTAATGCAATAGGAGATTATGGCTGTCAGTCAACAATTCCTGCTGTAATTACCATTGTGGTTATACCTGCGATTACCTCACCACTACAAGATGTTGAGATGTGTATGGGCGATACGATAGAGCTAGATGCAGGATTTGGCGAGAATTTTACCTATTTATGGAATACAGGAGCTACAACACAAAAAATTATCGCAGATCAGCTCGGAATCTATACCGTAACCATCGATAATGGAATTTGTTCACAAGATTTTAAAGTAAGTGTTGGTGCCGCGGCTTCTCCATACTTCACGCAAGTAAACTATGAAAATAATACGATTACCGCTGAAGCATCAAACCCAACAATTAATAATATTCCAAGAACACTAGAATACTCAATTGACGGACAGGTGTGGCAAGCATCAAATATATTTACCAATCTTACTAATAATACCAATTATACACTTTATGTAAGAACAGTTGGGACAAGTTGTATGGGAACTTTGGAATTTTTCACTTTACAGATTGCCAATGTAATTACTCCAAATAATGATGGTTATAATGATGTAATTGATTTGAGAAAGCTAACTGGGTTCAAAAATTTCTCAGGATCAGTATACAACCGATATGGTAATGAAGTATTTAAATTTTCGGAATTTAATCCTGTATGGAATGGTACAATTGGAGGAAGAAAATTACCTACAGCTACCTATTGGTACAAAATAGGTTTCGATTACGAACGATCAAAGACAAAATTCCAACAAAATGGCTGGATTATGCTTAAAAACAGAGAATAA
- the map gene encoding type I methionyl aminopeptidase, which yields MSITNEAELIGMQKISEAVAYTLKKMMNYAEAGMTTKDLDEYGAKILSDFGAKSAPYLTYGFPGWTCISVDDEFCHGIPTLERVLKEGDLINIDVSAELNGYWADNGGSFIIGKDINQHQKLVDASKAILEKAINNIKGGVRIADIGYLMETEAKKRGYKVIKNLGGHGVGRSLHEEPDELMNYRNRFDTRRFKKNSVVAIETFISTDSTIAIELKDGWTMVGNKGGYMAQHEHTILITDGKPIVLTQMNDILN from the coding sequence ATGTCAATAACAAACGAAGCAGAATTAATCGGGATGCAAAAGATAAGTGAAGCCGTTGCTTATACTTTGAAAAAAATGATGAATTATGCTGAAGCAGGAATGACAACGAAAGATCTTGATGAGTACGGCGCAAAAATTCTTTCAGATTTTGGAGCAAAATCGGCACCTTATCTTACGTACGGATTTCCGGGCTGGACTTGCATTAGCGTTGATGACGAATTTTGCCATGGAATTCCTACTTTAGAAAGAGTTTTAAAAGAAGGCGACCTAATCAATATTGATGTTTCGGCTGAGCTTAACGGCTATTGGGCAGACAATGGAGGTTCATTTATTATTGGAAAAGACATCAATCAACATCAAAAATTAGTAGATGCTTCCAAAGCAATTTTAGAAAAAGCAATCAATAATATAAAAGGGGGTGTGAGAATTGCAGACATCGGTTATTTGATGGAAACTGAAGCTAAAAAAAGAGGTTATAAAGTCATAAAAAACCTCGGTGGACATGGCGTTGGAAGAAGCCTTCACGAAGAGCCGGACGAGTTGATGAATTACAGAAATCGTTTTGACACAAGAAGATTTAAGAAAAATTCTGTTGTGGCAATTGAGACATTTATTTCTACAGATTCTACGATTGCTATTGAATTAAAAGACGGTTGGACGATGGTAGGAAATAAAGGCGGTTACATGGCTCAACATGAGCATACGATTTTAATCACTGACGGAAAACCAATTGTTTTAACGCAAATGAATGATATTTTAAATTAA
- a CDS encoding peptidoglycan-binding protein LysM translates to MTKQIVIAALTFGAIVLGTNNAKAQNTTATTTVNITLNDVISIDAGSTAIGNTVDFNYATAADYNSDQTINKANSLKVTSTKNFNVKVKAGGANFMNGTNLIPVNVLTIKAATAAGTMGGTKSAVVLSATDQTLVTNAPLGSALTLNLDYTIPAVKSSSSDILGKPAGTYTQTVTYTATAL, encoded by the coding sequence ATGACAAAACAAATCGTAATCGCAGCATTAACTTTTGGAGCAATCGTATTAGGAACTAACAATGCTAAAGCTCAAAATACAACTGCAACAACAACCGTAAACATTACGCTGAACGATGTGATCTCAATCGATGCCGGAAGTACTGCAATTGGTAATACCGTTGACTTTAACTATGCTACTGCAGCAGATTATAACTCTGATCAAACCATTAATAAAGCAAATTCTTTAAAAGTTACTTCAACAAAGAACTTCAATGTAAAAGTAAAAGCAGGAGGTGCTAATTTCATGAATGGAACTAATTTAATCCCTGTAAATGTTTTGACAATTAAAGCAGCTACAGCGGCAGGAACAATGGGCGGAACAAAAAGCGCGGTTGTTTTATCGGCAACTGATCAAACTTTAGTTACAAACGCTCCACTTGGTAGTGCATTAACACTGAATTTAGATTACACAATTCCTGCAGTGAAGTCATCGTCTTCAGATATCTTAGGTAAACCAGCCGGTACTTACACACAAACAGTGACTTATACTGCGACTGCTTTATAA
- a CDS encoding transposase, which produces MLYQVLDKDIIENEVVPNLPKPKPGFLPKAPLVEIVNCILYKLKTGVQWAYLPVKSLFEGYVLSYQNVFYHFRKWCVSNVWQDCWIKLLSKNKSKLDLSSVDLDASHTSALRGGEEVAYQGRKKRKTSTALYFTDRQGLPLAMSDPIAGNHNDGYHIEIYFDQITQTLNKAEIAVEGLFMNADAGFDAQNFRKHCESKDIIANIAFNKRNGSDTDEIYFDEILYHQRYAIERTNAWLDSFRSLLNRFDTTVSSWKSFNYLAFMVIALRKFYTKKKFK; this is translated from the coding sequence ATGTTGTACCAAGTACTAGACAAAGATATAATAGAAAATGAAGTAGTGCCAAATCTTCCGAAACCAAAACCAGGTTTTTTACCCAAAGCTCCTTTGGTAGAAATAGTGAATTGTATATTATATAAACTAAAAACAGGCGTTCAATGGGCTTATTTACCTGTAAAAAGTCTTTTTGAAGGGTATGTTTTGAGCTACCAAAATGTTTTCTATCATTTTCGTAAATGGTGTGTGAGCAATGTTTGGCAAGATTGCTGGATAAAGTTATTATCAAAAAATAAATCGAAATTAGATTTATCCAGTGTAGATTTAGACGCAAGCCATACCTCCGCATTACGAGGAGGAGAAGAAGTTGCTTACCAAGGTCGAAAAAAGAGAAAGACTAGTACTGCACTTTATTTTACAGATAGGCAGGGACTTCCTTTAGCAATGTCAGATCCTATTGCAGGAAATCATAACGATGGGTATCATATTGAAATCTATTTTGATCAAATCACTCAAACCTTAAATAAGGCAGAGATTGCTGTAGAGGGATTGTTTATGAATGCTGATGCCGGGTTTGATGCTCAAAATTTCAGAAAACATTGTGAAAGTAAAGATATTATAGCCAATATTGCTTTCAATAAACGCAATGGATCAGATACAGACGAGATTTATTTTGACGAAATTTTATACCATCAAAGATATGCTATAGAAAGAACAAATGCTTGGTTGGATAGCTTTAGATCATTACTCAATCGTTTTGACACAACGGTATCTAGCTGGAAGTCTTTTAATTATTTAGCATTTATGGTAATTGCGCTAAGAAAATTTTATACCAAAAAAAAGTTTAAATGA
- a CDS encoding LacI family DNA-binding transcriptional regulator — protein sequence MKRTTIKDLAEMLNISTSTVSRALKDHPDISSSVKIKVREAAETFNYVPNDFAINFRKKSSKVIGLIVPEISMFFLPSIINGISSVLNSEGYRFFILSSDDSYENEKEHIETCINSRVDGILISMTNETRDIQHLKKLKEMEIPAVIFDKTVLQDAFESVIFDNQKNAERSAEKLINHGCQKILAIFGDENLEITQSRLKSFKNKIEQYPEIQLHTIFCKSADVVKENVNSLLDNYSFDGFFAMSDETLMGLHSSLIKKNLNNSDKKVVVISEGKLPKYLDENYEYQINNGYEMGSFAASRLMESLKKTSSDVVKQAAQSYYL from the coding sequence ATGAAAAGAACGACAATAAAAGACCTTGCTGAAATGCTCAATATTAGTACTTCTACTGTTTCTAGAGCGTTGAAGGATCACCCCGATATCAGTAGTTCAGTAAAAATTAAAGTTAGAGAGGCTGCCGAAACTTTTAATTATGTTCCGAATGATTTTGCGATTAATTTCAGAAAGAAATCATCTAAAGTGATTGGGCTGATTGTTCCGGAAATATCAATGTTTTTTCTTCCTTCCATCATCAATGGTATTTCATCGGTTTTAAATAGTGAAGGTTACCGATTTTTTATCCTATCCTCTGATGATTCTTATGAAAACGAAAAAGAACATATAGAAACCTGTATCAACTCCAGAGTCGACGGTATTTTGATCTCAATGACCAACGAAACAAGGGATATTCAGCATCTGAAAAAACTGAAGGAAATGGAAATCCCCGCAGTAATTTTTGATAAAACAGTATTACAGGATGCATTTGAATCGGTAATTTTTGATAATCAGAAAAATGCCGAGAGGTCTGCAGAAAAACTGATTAATCATGGATGTCAAAAAATACTGGCCATATTCGGTGATGAAAATTTAGAAATTACCCAAAGCCGCCTTAAATCGTTTAAAAACAAAATTGAGCAATATCCTGAAATCCAACTGCATACTATCTTTTGTAAATCTGCAGATGTGGTAAAAGAGAACGTCAATTCGTTATTGGATAATTACTCATTTGATGGTTTCTTTGCCATGAGTGACGAAACACTGATGGGGCTGCATAGTTCCCTAATCAAAAAAAATCTCAATAATTCAGATAAAAAAGTGGTGGTAATAAGCGAAGGAAAGCTCCCAAAATATCTGGATGAGAACTACGAATATCAAATCAATAACGGATATGAAATGGGATCTTTTGCAGCATCAAGATTGATGGAAAGTCTCAAAAAAACATCTTCGGATGTTGTAAAACAAGCCGCTCAATCTTACTATTTGTAG
- a CDS encoding TonB-dependent receptor: MESQLLKKMLVFGTMNVAAFMFSQNAVTDTVSTRSKSIDEVVITGNSNPKASIKTSTSISTLKSADIINSAPRTTAEIFRTIPGIRAESSGGEGNSNITVRGVPVSAGGSRYLLIQEDGLPVMQFGDIAFGTQDQFTRFDSFVSRVEALRGGSASVFASNSPAGIINFITKTGEKEGGSITQQVGLNYKNFRTDIDYGTALGKDFYIGVGGFYRGGDGPRKTGYTSNNGGQFRLSLLKKFEKGSIRVYGKYLDDRTAAYMPMPIAVSGSDSNPEYSSLNNYNILTGALQSSNFRNDVTLGANGQILKSDIRDGMHSGSKTVGFEFNYDFGSGWKLDAKARYAANDGQFLAPFPASVGSKSEILESVTGYGSAVYAGTNTAVDSNAKYMKTVLFNTKMNNLNNFFSDVNISKKWNKVKLNTGVYNSSQNINLSWNWNTYLMEVSDNNSRLVDVLSTTGTKITDNGLLNYGVPAFGGVNRIYDTKYSVIAPHAQVEINPVEKLTLDIGARYDFGNVTGSFSGTQNTKRAININQNGTLETPELAVEVVNGTVPVDYQYGIFGYSFGANYTLNSRNAIFARVSQGGSASADRILLAGYNYTNNDDPALDAVKVNKLNQIEVGYKLRGSNYFLNTTLFQARTIEANYEATTQLRTENKYESFGVEFDGFYKFNKNFDIKAGLTYTHAEIKNAIDKTIIGNIPRRTPKFMYSFNPNVNIEKLSFGFFAVGSTKAFTQDSNKLIMPGYVIVNPYISYRLLKNLTVNVNANNVFNSLAITEAEEGTLEGTNGIIRARTLPGRTFGASVKFDF; this comes from the coding sequence ATGGAATCACAACTACTAAAAAAAATGCTGGTTTTCGGAACGATGAATGTAGCTGCTTTTATGTTTTCACAAAATGCAGTAACAGATACGGTATCGACCAGAAGCAAGTCGATTGATGAAGTAGTCATCACGGGTAATTCTAATCCTAAAGCTTCAATCAAAACCAGTACATCGATTTCTACTTTGAAATCTGCAGATATTATTAATTCAGCTCCAAGAACAACAGCTGAGATTTTCAGAACGATTCCGGGAATTCGTGCTGAATCTTCCGGAGGTGAAGGAAATTCAAATATTACCGTAAGAGGTGTTCCTGTTTCTGCAGGAGGATCAAGATATCTTTTAATTCAGGAAGACGGTCTTCCGGTGATGCAGTTTGGAGATATTGCTTTTGGAACACAGGATCAGTTTACACGTTTTGATTCTTTCGTATCCCGTGTTGAGGCTTTGCGTGGAGGTTCTGCATCGGTATTTGCATCCAATTCTCCTGCAGGGATTATCAATTTTATCACCAAGACAGGTGAAAAAGAGGGTGGAAGTATCACCCAGCAGGTAGGTTTAAATTACAAAAATTTCAGAACAGATATCGACTATGGAACTGCGTTAGGTAAAGATTTTTATATCGGAGTAGGAGGTTTCTACCGAGGTGGAGATGGCCCGAGAAAAACAGGCTATACTTCCAATAACGGAGGGCAATTTCGTTTGTCATTATTAAAGAAATTTGAAAAGGGAAGTATCAGAGTATATGGTAAATATTTGGATGACCGCACTGCGGCGTATATGCCGATGCCAATTGCTGTTTCGGGATCTGATTCAAATCCGGAATACAGTTCTCTGAATAATTATAATATCCTGACAGGTGCTCTGCAGTCTTCAAACTTCAGAAATGATGTTACGCTTGGTGCAAACGGACAGATCCTGAAAAGTGATATTCGTGATGGAATGCATTCGGGTTCTAAGACCGTTGGGTTTGAATTTAATTATGATTTTGGTTCCGGGTGGAAGTTGGATGCAAAAGCAAGATATGCTGCAAATGACGGTCAGTTCTTGGCACCTTTTCCGGCATCAGTCGGTAGTAAATCTGAGATTTTGGAATCTGTTACGGGATACGGAAGTGCAGTATATGCGGGAACAAATACAGCTGTTGACAGCAACGCAAAGTATATGAAGACCGTCTTATTCAATACAAAGATGAATAATCTGAACAACTTTTTCAGTGATGTCAACATCAGCAAAAAATGGAATAAAGTAAAACTGAATACAGGTGTTTATAACAGCTCTCAAAACATCAATCTTTCGTGGAACTGGAATACTTATCTGATGGAAGTTTCTGATAACAATTCAAGGTTGGTGGATGTTCTCAGTACAACGGGAACAAAGATTACAGATAACGGACTTTTAAACTATGGTGTTCCTGCTTTTGGCGGTGTGAACAGAATTTACGATACTAAATATTCAGTGATTGCTCCACACGCTCAGGTGGAAATAAACCCTGTTGAGAAACTGACGTTGGACATCGGAGCAAGATATGATTTCGGAAATGTGACGGGAAGTTTTTCAGGTACTCAGAATACGAAACGTGCGATAAATATTAATCAAAACGGAACTTTGGAAACACCCGAACTTGCAGTGGAGGTTGTAAACGGCACCGTTCCGGTGGACTATCAGTACGGTATTTTCGGATATTCATTTGGAGCTAATTATACTCTGAATTCCCGCAATGCAATTTTTGCAAGAGTAAGCCAGGGTGGTAGTGCCTCTGCAGACAGAATCCTTTTAGCAGGGTACAACTACACAAATAATGATGATCCGGCTTTGGATGCTGTAAAGGTGAATAAATTAAACCAGATTGAAGTCGGATACAAATTAAGAGGGTCCAATTACTTTTTGAACACGACCTTATTTCAGGCTAGAACGATTGAAGCGAATTACGAGGCGACTACGCAGTTGAGAACAGAAAACAAATATGAATCATTTGGTGTTGAGTTCGATGGATTCTATAAATTCAATAAAAACTTTGACATCAAAGCTGGATTGACCTATACCCACGCTGAAATTAAAAACGCAATTGACAAGACTATCATAGGAAATATACCGAGAAGAACTCCGAAATTCATGTATTCATTTAATCCAAATGTGAATATTGAAAAGTTAAGTTTTGGGTTCTTTGCAGTAGGTTCTACAAAAGCTTTCACTCAGGATAGCAACAAACTGATTATGCCTGGTTATGTGATTGTAAATCCATACATTTCCTACAGATTATTAAAAAATCTGACGGTTAATGTGAATGCAAACAATGTATTCAATTCATTGGCTATTACAGAGGCTGAGGAAGGAACATTAGAAGGAACCAACGGTATTATCAGAGCGAGAACATTGCCTGGGAGAACTTTTGGAGCAAGCGTGAAATTTGATTTTTAA
- a CDS encoding glycoside hydrolase 100 family protein, with the protein MFRNEALKVIKNAISDRGILASAENRDNYARVWSRDSMMTGITGILIEDEMIVDGLKKSIQTLADYQADNGQIPSNVYGEKASYGTLVGRTDATIWWIIGACEYIIYSKDETLKEDLKDQIYLAFSCLKSWEFNQRGLLYSPLGGNWADEYVTSGYVLYDNVLRYWALKNAAEVYEDDQLKSLAEATKKLIEDNFRKNNADGAKYHKTAYLKANVKPYFWASLNANGYDERFDLAGNALAVLLGFDLDMDAFIDFLKELNDEFNHWMLPVFYPVIFPEDSDWKLLENNYSYDFKNNPYQFHNGGSWPIYLGWLCVGLKKRGHQEIPSKILKQYEALLTEKGDSFREYYSTDQLIPSGTDQLCFSASGYLLMTVLP; encoded by the coding sequence ATGTTTAGAAACGAAGCCTTAAAAGTTATAAAAAATGCCATCTCGGATCGGGGAATTCTTGCATCGGCTGAAAACAGAGATAATTATGCAAGGGTGTGGTCGAGAGACTCTATGATGACGGGAATTACCGGAATTCTGATTGAAGATGAGATGATTGTTGACGGTCTGAAAAAATCGATTCAGACCCTTGCAGATTATCAGGCAGATAACGGACAGATTCCTTCCAATGTTTATGGCGAAAAGGCTAGTTACGGAACATTGGTCGGGAGAACGGATGCAACCATATGGTGGATTATTGGAGCTTGTGAATATATTATTTATTCAAAGGATGAAACTTTGAAAGAAGATTTAAAAGATCAAATCTACCTGGCATTTTCCTGTCTGAAAAGCTGGGAATTTAATCAGCGGGGTCTTTTGTATAGTCCGTTGGGAGGGAATTGGGCTGATGAATATGTTACATCAGGTTATGTGCTGTATGATAATGTTCTTCGCTATTGGGCTTTAAAAAATGCTGCGGAAGTTTATGAAGATGACCAATTAAAATCGCTCGCTGAAGCAACAAAGAAGCTAATCGAAGATAATTTCAGAAAGAACAATGCGGATGGTGCAAAATATCACAAGACCGCCTACCTGAAGGCGAATGTTAAACCTTATTTCTGGGCCTCTTTGAATGCCAACGGATATGATGAACGGTTCGATCTTGCAGGAAATGCCTTGGCTGTACTTTTAGGATTTGATCTGGATATGGATGCTTTTATCGATTTTCTAAAAGAGTTAAATGATGAATTTAATCACTGGATGCTGCCTGTTTTCTATCCAGTCATTTTTCCTGAGGACTCAGACTGGAAGTTGTTGGAAAACAATTACAGCTATGATTTTAAAAACAACCCTTACCAATTTCATAATGGAGGATCATGGCCTATCTATCTCGGATGGCTTTGTGTTGGACTGAAAAAAAGAGGGCATCAGGAAATTCCGTCTAAAATTTTAAAGCAATATGAAGCTCTTCTGACCGAAAAAGGAGATAGTTTCAGAGAATATTATTCGACCGATCAATTGATCCCGTCAGGAACTGATCAACTGTGTTTTTCGGCTTCCGGTTATCTTTTGATGACAGTATTACCGTGA
- a CDS encoding uridine kinase family protein, with translation MIGDVIKLEQRHLDTAENIYSFIKLNDDPFKKWTIGICGESGSGKSVTAFALKKVLEDKGVKSLVIQMDDYFKLPPRTNHENRQQSFDNVGLHEVHLDIIQNNIKDYKAGKYTIKKPLVHYQENYISEEILDIKDSQVIIIEGTYILSIDDFDFSIFIDRNYKDTYENRMNRSRDEQSDFVEKVLDIEHRIISKFKEKADIVLGKNYQIVKP, from the coding sequence ATGATTGGAGATGTAATTAAGCTGGAGCAAAGGCACTTGGATACAGCAGAAAATATTTACAGTTTTATAAAGCTGAATGATGATCCTTTTAAAAAATGGACAATTGGAATCTGCGGAGAAAGCGGAAGTGGAAAATCGGTTACTGCATTTGCATTGAAAAAAGTGCTTGAAGATAAAGGAGTAAAAAGTTTGGTGATCCAGATGGATGACTATTTCAAGCTTCCACCAAGAACCAATCACGAGAATCGTCAACAAAGTTTTGACAATGTAGGCCTCCACGAGGTTCATCTAGATATCATTCAGAATAATATAAAAGATTACAAAGCAGGAAAATATACCATTAAAAAACCCTTAGTTCATTATCAGGAAAATTACATTTCTGAGGAAATTCTGGATATAAAAGATAGTCAGGTTATTATCATTGAAGGCACCTATATACTGAGCATTGATGATTTTGATTTTAGTATTTTCATCGATAGAAATTATAAAGACACTTATGAAAATCGAATGAACAGAAGTCGGGATGAGCAGAGTGATTTTGTTGAAAAAGTTTTAGATATCGAGCACCGGATCATTAGTAAGTTCAAAGAAAAAGCAGATATCGTGCTTGGAAAAAATTATCAAATTGTAAAGCCGTAA